One genomic window of Magnolia sinica isolate HGM2019 chromosome 3, MsV1, whole genome shotgun sequence includes the following:
- the LOC131241241 gene encoding cyclic nucleotide-gated ion channel 1-like isoform X1, which translates to MYHQEEKFVRFQDWRLEKSVSSAEVRESSGKVRRTISSASESIRRGFERGSERLKCIKKSFQFRSPRDSSTKDFSSRKILDPQGAFLQRWNKIFLLSCVIAVSVDPLFFYIPVIRGTGQKQCLGLDHRLEIAASVLRSFTDAFYLLHIVFQFRTGFIAPSSRVFGRGVLVEDSLAIARRYLSSYFLIDVLAVLPLPQVIILFIIPKLRGSAPLHAKNLLRFIILLQYVPRLVRIIPLYREVTRSSGIITETAWAGAALNLFLYMLASHVVGALWYLFAIERQDTCWHRACRDHGSCKVESLYCQGEGAGGNSFLSDSCPIVKPEDTTPPFDFGIYYPALESEIVQSRNFPQKFFYCFWWGLQNLSALGQNLQTSTYVWEICFAVLISICGLVLFSLLIGNMQTYLQSTTVRLEEMRVKRRDAEQWMSHRLLPDNLRERIRRYEQYKWQETRGVDEELLLHNLPKDLRRDIKRHLCLALLMRVPMFEKMDEQLLDAMCDRLKPALYTEDSYIVREGDPVDEMLFIMRGKLETVTTNGGRTGFFNADFLKAGDFCGEELLTWALDPHSSSNLPTSTRTVRALTEVEAFALMADDLKFVASQFRRLHSKQLRHTFRLYSQQWRTWAACFIQAAWRRHCRKKLEESLHEEEDRLQAALATGGGSSPSLVATIYASRFAANALRALRRNGARKTRLPERLPPILLQKPAEPDFTAE; encoded by the exons ATGTATCATCAAGAGGAGAAATTTGTGAG GTTTCAGGATTGGCGTTTAGAGAAATCTGTAAGTTCTGCAGAGGTTAGAGAATCTTCTGGAAAGGTTAGAAGAACAATAAGCTCTGCTTCAGAGAGCATCCGAAGAGGTTTTGAACGGGGATCTGAAAGACTTAAGTGCATTAAGAAATCATTTCAATTTCGTTCTCCAAGAGATTCCTCTACGAAAGATTTCAGCTCGAGGAAGATTCTTGATCCTCAGGGAGCATTTCTTCAAAGATGGAATAAGATATTTCTTCTGTCATGTGTGATTGCTGTGTCTGTGGACCCCTTGTTCTTTTACATCCCAGTTATCCGTGGCACTGGCCAAAAGCAATGCCTTGGTTTGGATCATAGATTGGAAATTGCAGCTAGTGTTTTGCGTTCCTTCACTGATGCCTTTTATCTACTTCATATTGTCTTTCAATTTCGTACGGGTTTTATTGCTCCTTCTTCTCGAGTATTCGGAAGGGGTGTTTTGGTTGAAGATTCTTTGGCAATAGCAAGGAGATATTTGTCATCATACTTCCTAATTGATGTTCTTGCAGTTCTTCCCTTACCCCAG GTGATTATATTGTTTATAATACCCAAATTGAGAGGGTCGGCACCATTGCATGCAAAGAACCTATTGCGATTTATTATTTTACTCCAGTATGTACCCAGGCTTGTACGGATCATTCCTCTATACAGGGAGGTCACAAGATCGTCTGGCATAATCACTGAAACTGCATGGGCTGGAGCTGCTCTCAATCTCTTTCTTTACATGCTTGCAAGTCAT GTTGTTGGAGCCCTTTGGTACCTATTTGCCATTGAACGCCAAGATACATGCTGGCACAGAGCCTGCCGCGACCATGGATCATGCAAGGTTGAATCTTTGTATTGTCAAGGGGAGGGTGCAGGAGGCAATAGCTTTCTAAGTGATTCTTGCCCTATTGTAAAGCCAGAGGACACGACCCCACCTTTTGACTTTGGAATATATTATCCCGCTCTCGAATCCGAGATTGTCCAATCAAGAAATTTTCCACAGAAGTTCTTTTACTGCTTTTGGTGGGGACTACAAAATCTGAG TGCTCTTGGCCAAAATCTGCAAACAAGTACTTATGTTTGGGAGATTTGCTTTGCGGTTCTCATTTCCATCTGTGGCTTGGTTTTATTTTCACTTCTCATTGGCAATATGCAG ACATATCTGCAGTCCACCACTGTGAGATTGGAAGAGATGAGAGTTAAAAGGCGAGACGCGGAGCAATGGATGTCTCACCGTCTGCTTCCCGATAACCTGAGGGAGCGGATCCGTCGATACGAACAATATAAGTGGCAAGAAACAAGAGGGGTCGATGAAGAGCTTCTGCTTCACAATCTTCCCAAGGACCTCAGGAGAGATATTAAGCGCCATCTCTGCTTGGCATTACTCATGAGG GTTCCGATGTTTGAGAAGATGGATGAGCAACTCTTGGATGCCATGTGTGACCGTCTCAAGCCGGCCCTGTACACTGAAGATAGCTACATTGTCCGTGAGGGCGACCCAGTCGATGAAATGCTCTTCATAATGCGGGGAAAGCTGGAGACAGTAACTACCAATGGTGGAAGAACTGGCTTCTTCAATGCCGATTTCCTCAAGGCTGGGGACTTCTGTGGAGAAGAGCTTCTCACATGGGCACTGGACCCACACTCTTCCTCCAACCTCCCGACCTCAACAAGAACAGTACGGGCGTTGACTGAGGTAGAAGCCTTTGCTCTCATGGCTGACGACTTGAAATTCGTTGCATCCCAGTTCCGGAGGCTCCACAGCAAACAGCTCCGCCACACTTTCCGGCTCTACTCACAACAGTGGAGAACATGGGCTGCCTGTTTTATACAAGCTGCTTGGCGCCGTCACTGTAGGAAGAAGCTCGAAGAGTCCCTCCATGAGGAAGAGGATAGGCTGCAAGCTGCACTTGCGACGGGTGGTGGCAGCTCACCGAGCCTCGTTGCCACCATCTACGCGTCACGGTTTGCCGCCAACGCACTGCGGGCATTGCGGCGCAATGGCGCGCGCAAGACCAGGTTGCCGGAGAGGTTGCCACCCATCTTGCTCCAGAAGCCGGCTGAGCCAGATTTTACAGCAGAATGA
- the LOC131241241 gene encoding cyclic nucleotide-gated ion channel 1-like isoform X2, producing MYHQEEKFVRFQDWRLEKSVSSAEVRESSGKVRRTISSASESIRRGFERGSERLKCIKKSFQFRSPRDSSTKDFSSRKILDPQGAFLQRWNKIFLLSCVIAVSVDPLFFYIPVIRGTGQKQCLGLDHRLEIAASVLRSFTDAFYLLHIVFQFRTGFIAPSSRVFGRGVLVEDSLAIARRYLSSYFLIDVLAVLPLPQVVGALWYLFAIERQDTCWHRACRDHGSCKVESLYCQGEGAGGNSFLSDSCPIVKPEDTTPPFDFGIYYPALESEIVQSRNFPQKFFYCFWWGLQNLSALGQNLQTSTYVWEICFAVLISICGLVLFSLLIGNMQTYLQSTTVRLEEMRVKRRDAEQWMSHRLLPDNLRERIRRYEQYKWQETRGVDEELLLHNLPKDLRRDIKRHLCLALLMRVPMFEKMDEQLLDAMCDRLKPALYTEDSYIVREGDPVDEMLFIMRGKLETVTTNGGRTGFFNADFLKAGDFCGEELLTWALDPHSSSNLPTSTRTVRALTEVEAFALMADDLKFVASQFRRLHSKQLRHTFRLYSQQWRTWAACFIQAAWRRHCRKKLEESLHEEEDRLQAALATGGGSSPSLVATIYASRFAANALRALRRNGARKTRLPERLPPILLQKPAEPDFTAE from the exons ATGTATCATCAAGAGGAGAAATTTGTGAG GTTTCAGGATTGGCGTTTAGAGAAATCTGTAAGTTCTGCAGAGGTTAGAGAATCTTCTGGAAAGGTTAGAAGAACAATAAGCTCTGCTTCAGAGAGCATCCGAAGAGGTTTTGAACGGGGATCTGAAAGACTTAAGTGCATTAAGAAATCATTTCAATTTCGTTCTCCAAGAGATTCCTCTACGAAAGATTTCAGCTCGAGGAAGATTCTTGATCCTCAGGGAGCATTTCTTCAAAGATGGAATAAGATATTTCTTCTGTCATGTGTGATTGCTGTGTCTGTGGACCCCTTGTTCTTTTACATCCCAGTTATCCGTGGCACTGGCCAAAAGCAATGCCTTGGTTTGGATCATAGATTGGAAATTGCAGCTAGTGTTTTGCGTTCCTTCACTGATGCCTTTTATCTACTTCATATTGTCTTTCAATTTCGTACGGGTTTTATTGCTCCTTCTTCTCGAGTATTCGGAAGGGGTGTTTTGGTTGAAGATTCTTTGGCAATAGCAAGGAGATATTTGTCATCATACTTCCTAATTGATGTTCTTGCAGTTCTTCCCTTACCCCAG GTTGTTGGAGCCCTTTGGTACCTATTTGCCATTGAACGCCAAGATACATGCTGGCACAGAGCCTGCCGCGACCATGGATCATGCAAGGTTGAATCTTTGTATTGTCAAGGGGAGGGTGCAGGAGGCAATAGCTTTCTAAGTGATTCTTGCCCTATTGTAAAGCCAGAGGACACGACCCCACCTTTTGACTTTGGAATATATTATCCCGCTCTCGAATCCGAGATTGTCCAATCAAGAAATTTTCCACAGAAGTTCTTTTACTGCTTTTGGTGGGGACTACAAAATCTGAG TGCTCTTGGCCAAAATCTGCAAACAAGTACTTATGTTTGGGAGATTTGCTTTGCGGTTCTCATTTCCATCTGTGGCTTGGTTTTATTTTCACTTCTCATTGGCAATATGCAG ACATATCTGCAGTCCACCACTGTGAGATTGGAAGAGATGAGAGTTAAAAGGCGAGACGCGGAGCAATGGATGTCTCACCGTCTGCTTCCCGATAACCTGAGGGAGCGGATCCGTCGATACGAACAATATAAGTGGCAAGAAACAAGAGGGGTCGATGAAGAGCTTCTGCTTCACAATCTTCCCAAGGACCTCAGGAGAGATATTAAGCGCCATCTCTGCTTGGCATTACTCATGAGG GTTCCGATGTTTGAGAAGATGGATGAGCAACTCTTGGATGCCATGTGTGACCGTCTCAAGCCGGCCCTGTACACTGAAGATAGCTACATTGTCCGTGAGGGCGACCCAGTCGATGAAATGCTCTTCATAATGCGGGGAAAGCTGGAGACAGTAACTACCAATGGTGGAAGAACTGGCTTCTTCAATGCCGATTTCCTCAAGGCTGGGGACTTCTGTGGAGAAGAGCTTCTCACATGGGCACTGGACCCACACTCTTCCTCCAACCTCCCGACCTCAACAAGAACAGTACGGGCGTTGACTGAGGTAGAAGCCTTTGCTCTCATGGCTGACGACTTGAAATTCGTTGCATCCCAGTTCCGGAGGCTCCACAGCAAACAGCTCCGCCACACTTTCCGGCTCTACTCACAACAGTGGAGAACATGGGCTGCCTGTTTTATACAAGCTGCTTGGCGCCGTCACTGTAGGAAGAAGCTCGAAGAGTCCCTCCATGAGGAAGAGGATAGGCTGCAAGCTGCACTTGCGACGGGTGGTGGCAGCTCACCGAGCCTCGTTGCCACCATCTACGCGTCACGGTTTGCCGCCAACGCACTGCGGGCATTGCGGCGCAATGGCGCGCGCAAGACCAGGTTGCCGGAGAGGTTGCCACCCATCTTGCTCCAGAAGCCGGCTGAGCCAGATTTTACAGCAGAATGA